The Gilliamella apicola genome window below encodes:
- a CDS encoding BglG family transcription antiterminator: MVVDNRIHTVLNALIQNPSISGVELQAEFGLTRKQLSYTLKKINDFLESSNLELIKRFKTGKFSVPKHVIETFRDEPVSKAIGRYIYSEDERVHLLLFFLLTRTERLSLIHLSSALTISQNTVINDIKKVQLMIVQYHLQISYDRENGYRIIGKEIDKRYLLLKLIRRIISMPVADKIFKENDIITQGGLEQVGQVFSEIEKKLKIIFTDEQLQELTYFICFMLQRIETDKKIEHLPENYAEVANSRDFQLMKKLIEKFGITDLNEQIFLTILVQSSNIQTLSDKYFHLDTVLLESAVEVINNFEQISCITFRDKSELTERIYQHWKPAYYRIRYHITNINSVYDIVLQEFGHLHEMVRKAIAPFEKILHCNMPDEEVAFITVLFGGWLTREGLINQIKTKKIAIVVCENSATVSTYLYLTLQVLLPELHFSDAMSKREFEKYNHYYDIVFSTSYLSTDKLLFIVNPSVNNFHKNAFRNQVIGTLQGIDPSIIQVEELMLIIEKFSNIKERKALQKELTSYLYNDEVNDNPLRITQHEIPSLADLMQPEHINIAQSADISWQDALELAAKPLLTNQSIEHYYLERMINKIQFEQPYIMLVDGLIIAHAGIDDGVNKVAMSLLKFPQKIDICGYMQADLIVVLATNNPQKHLKALAQLNELLELHEGATYIRKANDSHEIWKLFANYQ; the protein is encoded by the coding sequence ATGGTTGTTGATAATAGAATTCATACTGTTCTAAATGCCTTGATTCAAAACCCAAGTATCAGTGGTGTAGAACTTCAAGCTGAATTTGGGTTAACACGCAAACAACTTAGTTATACATTAAAGAAAATTAATGATTTCCTTGAGTCTTCTAATCTTGAATTAATTAAACGTTTTAAAACAGGAAAATTTAGTGTACCAAAACATGTCATTGAAACATTTAGAGATGAACCTGTTTCAAAAGCTATTGGACGTTATATATATTCAGAAGATGAACGAGTCCATTTGCTTTTATTCTTTTTATTAACTCGAACTGAAAGATTGTCATTAATACATTTATCTTCCGCTCTTACTATTAGCCAAAATACCGTTATTAATGACATTAAAAAAGTACAACTCATGATAGTGCAATATCATTTACAAATAAGCTATGACCGTGAAAATGGTTACAGAATTATTGGTAAAGAAATTGACAAACGGTATTTATTGCTGAAATTAATTCGTAGAATTATCAGTATGCCAGTCGCGGATAAAATATTTAAAGAAAATGATATTATTACTCAAGGTGGATTAGAACAAGTAGGGCAGGTATTTAGTGAAATAGAGAAAAAATTAAAAATTATTTTTACCGATGAGCAGTTACAAGAACTGACCTACTTTATCTGTTTTATGTTACAGCGCATTGAAACCGATAAAAAAATTGAGCACTTACCTGAAAATTATGCTGAAGTTGCCAACAGTCGTGATTTTCAATTGATGAAAAAGTTGATTGAAAAATTTGGTATTACCGATCTTAATGAACAAATTTTTTTAACGATTCTAGTGCAAAGTTCAAATATCCAAACTTTATCAGACAAATATTTCCATTTAGATACTGTATTATTGGAAAGTGCGGTTGAAGTTATTAATAATTTTGAGCAGATTAGTTGTATTACTTTTAGGGATAAGAGTGAACTTACTGAACGCATTTATCAACATTGGAAACCCGCCTATTATCGAATTCGTTATCATATTACCAACATTAATAGTGTCTATGACATAGTTTTACAAGAGTTTGGTCATTTACATGAAATGGTACGAAAAGCCATTGCACCGTTTGAGAAAATTTTGCATTGTAATATGCCTGATGAAGAAGTCGCTTTTATAACGGTTTTATTTGGCGGCTGGTTAACTCGTGAAGGTTTGATAAATCAAATTAAAACAAAAAAAATTGCGATTGTTGTCTGTGAAAATAGTGCAACTGTTTCAACTTATCTTTATTTAACTTTGCAAGTTTTGTTACCCGAATTACATTTTTCAGATGCAATGTCTAAACGTGAGTTTGAAAAATATAATCATTATTATGATATTGTGTTTTCAACATCCTATTTATCGACCGATAAACTTTTATTTATTGTTAATCCATCCGTTAATAATTTTCATAAAAATGCTTTTCGTAATCAGGTGATCGGCACTTTACAAGGAATTGATCCAAGCATAATTCAAGTTGAAGAACTGATGTTAATTATTGAAAAGTTCAGTAATATAAAAGAGAGAAAAGCCTTACAAAAAGAGTTAACCTCATATCTGTATAACGATGAAGTAAATGATAACCCTTTACGTATAACCCAACATGAAATTCCATCACTTGCTGATTTAATGCAACCAGAACATATCAATATTGCGCAATCAGCCGATATTTCATGGCAAGATGCACTTGAATTAGCCGCAAAACCACTTCTAACTAATCAATCCATAGAGCATTATTATCTTGAAAGGATGATTAACAAAATTCAATTTGAACAACCTTATATTATGTTAGTTGATGGCTTAATCATCGCGCATGCTGGTATTGATGATGGTGTTAATAAAGTTGCGATGTCTTTACTTAAATTTCCTCAAAAAATTGATATTTGTGGTTATATGCAAGCAGATTTAATCGTTGTTCTTGCTACCAATAACCCACAAAAACATCTTAAAGCTTTAGCTCAATTAAATGAATTATTAGAACTTCATGAAGGAGCTACATATATACGAAAGGCAAACGATAGCCATGAAATTTGGAAATTGTTTGCAAACTATCAATGA
- a CDS encoding PTS sugar transporter subunit IIB produces the protein MKKVIVACGSGVATSQTVASKVTRLLKERNLDDIKVEVVDLKSVDSHIKSSAAYIAITKVEKQYSIPVINGIAFLTGINMEAELQKIIDACK, from the coding sequence ATGAAAAAAGTTATTGTTGCATGTGGCAGTGGAGTAGCTACATCTCAAACAGTTGCAAGTAAGGTTACACGTTTATTAAAAGAACGAAATCTTGATGACATAAAGGTTGAAGTTGTCGATCTAAAATCGGTTGATTCTCATATCAAAAGTAGCGCGGCATACATAGCGATAACCAAAGTTGAAAAACAATATTCTATCCCTGTGATTAATGGCATTGCATTTTTAACGGGAATAAATATGGAAGCTGAATTACAAAAAATTATCGATGCCTGTAAATAG
- a CDS encoding dihydroxyacetone kinase subunit DhaK, which yields MRKPKKLLNDPNNVRQEVMQGLVYAYNGKLTAIPDYCAVYGNHISNEQVVVISGGGSGHEPTFAGFIGEGGIDGCALGEVFTSPSPDQIIELTKATENGNGVLFLYGNYSGDGMNFDISAEILAEENIVTKTIRATDDIASAPLSKLSDRRGVAGIMFLYKIAGAASQFEKYNLENLYQVVAKANANVRTIGVALDGCALPQSNNFNFELDENEIEIGIGIHGEAGLRRQAMTSSDEVVKEMIHHLCDDLPFQTDDRVCVLINNLGALSNTELLVITRKVGIELNNRGIIIHDIAVGHFCTSLEMSGFSITLMKLDDELQHLYDLPCQTLGWRK from the coding sequence ATGCGTAAACCCAAAAAGTTACTTAACGATCCAAATAACGTAAGACAAGAAGTTATGCAAGGATTGGTGTATGCCTATAATGGTAAATTAACAGCTATTCCTGATTATTGTGCTGTTTATGGTAATCATATATCAAATGAACAAGTCGTTGTTATTTCGGGTGGTGGTAGTGGTCATGAACCAACTTTTGCCGGTTTTATTGGTGAAGGAGGCATTGATGGTTGTGCTTTAGGAGAAGTATTTACTTCACCATCACCAGACCAAATAATTGAACTTACCAAAGCGACTGAAAATGGTAATGGTGTGCTTTTTTTATATGGTAATTATTCAGGTGACGGGATGAATTTTGATATTTCAGCCGAAATATTAGCAGAAGAAAACATTGTCACTAAAACTATTCGAGCAACCGATGATATTGCCTCAGCTCCCTTATCCAAACTATCTGACCGCCGTGGTGTAGCCGGTATTATGTTTTTATATAAAATTGCAGGTGCTGCCTCTCAATTTGAAAAATACAATCTTGAAAATCTTTATCAAGTTGTAGCAAAAGCTAACGCTAATGTTCGTACTATAGGTGTCGCACTTGATGGATGCGCCTTACCTCAATCAAATAATTTTAATTTTGAATTAGATGAAAATGAGATCGAAATTGGGATAGGCATTCATGGTGAGGCTGGATTACGGCGACAAGCAATGACATCAAGTGATGAAGTTGTCAAAGAGATGATACATCATCTATGTGATGATTTACCTTTCCAAACAGATGATCGTGTGTGTGTACTGATCAACAATTTAGGCGCTCTTAGTAATACAGAACTATTAGTGATAACACGCAAAGTTGGTATTGAACTTAATAACCGAGGTATTATCATTCACGATATTGCTGTCGGACATTTTTGTACATCACTTGAAATGTCAGGTTTTTCAATCACACTAATGAAGTTAGATGATGAATTGCAACATCTTTATGATCTACCTTGTCAAACGCTTGGATGGAGAAAATAG
- a CDS encoding PTS galactitol transporter subunit IIC, which produces MDFLGTIINYILNLGAPVFVPFIMLIAGLIVRMKFRDGASAAITLGVAFVGMSMLIGFMVGAIGSAAQTMMERTGIELSIVDGGWTTMANVSWAWPYAFLMFPLQVGVNILMLVFKKTDTFNADLWNVWGKIFTAFIVVAVATPILGSVVALVLAFIVATLQIILELNSGDINQHRIEKLTGIPGVTCTHRMLFFSAIYYPFDLLLRKIPILNKPMDAATLRAKIGIFAENHVIGFLLGVTFGIIAGYDVAAILMLGVQAATALMLFPMISKLFMQALSPISEAISDYMNKRFAGRKLFVGLDWPFMGGASEIWFTIIVAIPFTLIWAVILPGNKLLPFAGIINIALIVPAYILTKGNTLRMVILAIIGVPFFLFVGTQFAPIITDLGLSTKAIDIPANQLISNSSIDAPVFTYAFSFIWQCLQGYFVPLIFAVYWCVGYFFYARELRRETIQDLAENNG; this is translated from the coding sequence ATGGACTTTCTTGGAACAATTATAAATTATATTTTAAATTTAGGTGCTCCAGTTTTTGTACCTTTTATTATGCTCATTGCGGGTTTAATTGTCCGAATGAAATTTAGAGATGGTGCATCAGCCGCTATTACATTAGGTGTTGCATTTGTTGGTATGAGTATGCTGATTGGTTTTATGGTAGGCGCCATTGGCTCAGCAGCACAAACAATGATGGAACGAACAGGTATTGAGCTTAGTATTGTTGATGGCGGTTGGACAACTATGGCAAACGTATCTTGGGCTTGGCCGTATGCTTTTCTAATGTTTCCTTTACAAGTTGGCGTCAATATTTTAATGCTAGTCTTCAAAAAGACAGATACATTTAACGCTGATTTATGGAATGTATGGGGAAAAATTTTTACAGCTTTCATTGTTGTCGCTGTTGCTACACCAATTTTAGGATCTGTTGTGGCATTGGTTCTTGCTTTTATTGTTGCCACATTACAAATCATATTGGAACTTAATTCTGGTGATATTAATCAACATCGTATTGAAAAATTAACGGGTATTCCAGGTGTTACATGTACTCACCGAATGTTATTTTTTAGTGCAATTTATTACCCTTTTGATCTACTTCTTCGCAAAATTCCTATTTTAAATAAACCAATGGATGCAGCAACGTTACGCGCCAAAATTGGTATTTTTGCTGAAAATCATGTAATTGGTTTTTTATTAGGTGTGACCTTTGGAATTATTGCTGGTTATGATGTGGCAGCCATCTTAATGTTAGGTGTGCAAGCAGCTACCGCATTGATGTTATTTCCAATGATTTCTAAATTATTTATGCAGGCGCTTTCGCCAATTTCTGAAGCAATCAGTGATTACATGAATAAGCGTTTTGCTGGGCGTAAATTGTTTGTCGGTTTGGACTGGCCATTTATGGGAGGAGCCAGTGAGATATGGTTTACTATAATTGTTGCTATTCCTTTTACTTTAATTTGGGCTGTTATTTTACCTGGCAATAAACTTTTACCGTTTGCTGGCATTATCAACATTGCCCTTATTGTGCCTGCTTATATTTTAACTAAAGGTAATACTTTAAGAATGGTTATCTTAGCAATTATAGGCGTGCCATTTTTCTTATTTGTTGGTACCCAGTTTGCACCTATCATCACCGATTTAGGATTATCAACTAAAGCAATTGATATTCCAGCCAATCAATTAATTTCAAATAGTTCTATTGATGCACCTGTCTTTACCTATGCGTTTTCTTTTATTTGGCAATGTTTGCAAGGTTATTTTGTACCCTTAATTTTTGCTGTTTATTGGTGTGTAGGATATTTCTTTTATGCCCGTGAACTGCGCAGGGAAACAATACAGGATTTAGCTGAAAATAATGGATAA
- a CDS encoding class II aldolase/adducin family protein has translation MLEIQKQYVVDMAQKSSEWGLCKHKAGNSSVRDKQTGYVLVTPTTIDKKLLTVRDIVVMDLDANVIEADSGLRPTSECLMHLEIYKAREDVFAISHTHSIFATSFAVLARPIPAVVYECAILNLKDGVIPVAPYGRPGTTELSHSVIEPIKRADAILMEKHGAIAVDKDPYEAVLKAAYIEEMAEIYYHALLINDGKDPGGFPPEELQSWAYPSQIKFKH, from the coding sequence ATGTTAGAGATTCAAAAGCAGTATGTTGTCGATATGGCACAAAAATCTAGCGAATGGGGATTATGTAAACATAAAGCGGGTAACTCAAGTGTTAGAGATAAACAAACAGGGTATGTGCTTGTAACACCAACTACAATTGATAAAAAATTATTAACAGTTCGCGATATAGTGGTTATGGATCTTGACGCTAATGTTATTGAAGCTGATTCGGGATTAAGACCTACCAGTGAATGTTTAATGCATCTTGAAATTTATAAGGCGCGTGAGGATGTTTTTGCTATTTCACATACTCACTCTATTTTTGCCACTTCATTTGCCGTATTAGCAAGACCTATACCTGCCGTAGTTTATGAATGTGCTATCCTTAATTTAAAAGATGGTGTTATTCCTGTTGCGCCTTATGGTAGGCCTGGAACAACTGAACTGTCACACAGTGTGATTGAACCAATTAAGCGTGCTGATGCGATTTTAATGGAGAAACACGGGGCTATAGCTGTTGATAAAGATCCTTATGAAGCTGTTTTAAAAGCTGCTTATATTGAAGAAATGGCTGAAATTTATTATCACGCATTACTTATTAATGATGGTAAAGATCCTGGTGGTTTTCCACCCGAAGAGTTGCAAAGCTGGGCGTATCCTTCACAAATTAAATTTAAACACTAA
- a CDS encoding PTS sugar transporter subunit IIA, with product MGNESSEQMFFEDLILLDKDFQNTNQFFEFTFSVLKKKGYVNNSFLDAIKKRESSFPTALPTEPYVVAMPHTDIEHVIKPFIFFTRVKGTIPWCEMANNDHVLNANFVFLLGFNKKNGHIDLLQKLMSCFVNSCFLESLFHAKNKHEVFTLLTSNINL from the coding sequence ATGGGGAATGAATCTAGCGAGCAAATGTTTTTTGAAGATTTAATTCTTTTAGATAAAGACTTCCAAAATACTAATCAATTTTTTGAATTCACATTTTCTGTTTTAAAAAAGAAAGGATATGTTAATAACTCTTTCTTAGATGCAATTAAAAAAAGAGAATCTTCATTCCCAACTGCTCTACCTACAGAACCTTATGTAGTTGCTATGCCTCATACTGACATTGAACATGTGATTAAACCATTCATCTTTTTTACTCGAGTTAAAGGAACCATTCCATGGTGCGAAATGGCAAATAATGACCATGTATTAAATGCTAATTTTGTTTTTTTACTTGGGTTTAACAAAAAAAATGGACATATTGATTTGTTGCAAAAATTAATGTCCTGCTTTGTAAATTCATGTTTTTTAGAGTCTCTTTTCCATGCAAAAAACAAACATGAAGTTTTTACACTACTCACGTCGAATATTAATTTATAA
- the tcdA gene encoding tRNA cyclic N6-threonylcarbamoyladenosine(37) synthase TcdA, translated as MQNTFSNSYFQRFSGIARLYGESALASFSQAHVCVIGIGGVGSWVAESLARSGIGQITLIDMDDVCVTNTNRQIHALKSNIGKPKTSVMAERILQINPECIVNEIDDFINVDNVSQYLGTKQNPRYNYIVDAIDSVRDKAAVLAYCKRQKLKIITIGGAGGQKDPTQIKIADLAKTIQDPLAAKLREKLKNDYKLSKDSKGKYSIPCVYSTEQLTYPTKNGQICFAKNQADSNKKMDCESGFGAITTVTATFGFVAVSYVLNKLCNV; from the coding sequence ATGCAAAACACATTTTCAAATTCTTATTTTCAACGTTTTAGCGGAATTGCGCGGTTATATGGTGAGTCTGCATTAGCTTCTTTTTCTCAGGCACATGTTTGTGTAATTGGTATTGGCGGAGTAGGCTCTTGGGTTGCTGAATCACTCGCGCGTAGTGGTATAGGGCAAATTACCTTAATTGATATGGATGATGTATGTGTAACCAATACTAATCGTCAGATTCACGCTTTAAAATCTAATATTGGCAAACCTAAAACATCCGTCATGGCCGAACGAATTTTGCAAATTAATCCTGAATGTATTGTCAATGAAATCGATGATTTTATTAATGTTGATAATGTTAGCCAATATTTGGGGACTAAACAAAATCCTCGTTATAATTATATTGTCGATGCGATCGATAGCGTTCGTGATAAAGCGGCTGTTCTTGCCTATTGTAAACGTCAAAAATTAAAAATTATTACAATAGGTGGAGCAGGAGGTCAAAAAGATCCTACGCAAATAAAAATTGCGGACTTAGCAAAAACCATTCAAGATCCTTTAGCTGCTAAATTACGCGAAAAATTAAAAAATGATTATAAATTAAGTAAGGACAGTAAAGGTAAATATTCAATTCCATGTGTATATTCTACTGAACAGCTGACTTATCCAACTAAAAATGGTCAGATTTGTTTTGCTAAAAATCAAGCAGACAGTAATAAAAAAATGGACTGTGAATCGGGATTTGGAGCGATAACAACGGTAACCGCAACGTTTGGTTTTGTTGCTGTCAGTTATGTATTGAACAAATTGTGTAACGTATAA
- a CDS encoding ACT domain-containing protein, with product MKTILTVIGKDQTGIIAGISQKLYELNINILDVSQTIMGEYFTMIMLLDLSKINMSFDDVKTALTQTGDNLKVKVNIQREEIFDAMHRL from the coding sequence ATGAAGACTATTTTAACAGTAATTGGTAAAGATCAAACGGGGATTATTGCAGGTATCAGTCAGAAATTATATGAGTTAAATATTAATATTTTAGATGTGAGTCAAACAATTATGGGGGAATATTTCACTATGATTATGTTATTAGATTTATCTAAAATTAATATGTCATTTGATGATGTGAAGACTGCATTGACTCAAACTGGTGACAACCTAAAAGTAAAAGTGAATATTCAACGGGAAGAAATTTTTGATGCGATGCATCGTTTATAA
- a CDS encoding PFL family protein, whose translation METKQILETIKMIEEEKLDIRTITMGISLLDCIDSDGEKARRKIYEKITRLAKDLVKVGDEITSEFGIPIINKRISVTPISLIAGASNDKDYVEFAKTLDAAAKAVGVNFIGGFSALVQKGCHKGDEILIKSIPQALAQTERVCSSVNVGSTQTGINMNAVKLMGQIIKEAAALTADNSSMACAKLVVFANAVEDNPFMAGAFHGVGEADCVINVGVSGPGVVKRALEKVKGESFDVVAETIKKTAFKITRMGQLVGKEASERLGVKFGIVDLSLAPTPAIGDSVAHILEEMGLEAVGTHGTTAALAMLNDAVKKGGVMACGHVGGLSGAFIPVSEDAGMIDAVNNGALNLEKLEAMTCVCSVGLDMIAIPGDTPAETISAIIADEAAIGVINHKTTAVRIIPAVGLDVGDNIEFGGLLGHAPVMPVNKFSSCDFINRGGRIPAPIHSFKN comes from the coding sequence ATGGAAACTAAACAAATCCTCGAAACGATTAAAATGATTGAGGAAGAAAAACTTGATATCCGCACAATTACCATGGGTATTTCACTTCTGGATTGTATTGATAGTGATGGCGAAAAAGCGCGACGAAAAATCTATGAAAAAATTACGCGATTAGCTAAAGATCTCGTTAAAGTTGGGGATGAAATTACCTCAGAGTTTGGTATTCCAATTATTAATAAACGTATTTCAGTTACCCCAATCTCGTTGATTGCTGGTGCGAGTAACGATAAAGATTATGTTGAATTTGCTAAAACACTCGATGCAGCAGCTAAAGCAGTAGGTGTTAACTTTATTGGTGGTTTTTCAGCGTTAGTTCAAAAAGGGTGCCATAAAGGCGATGAAATTTTAATTAAATCAATTCCTCAAGCATTAGCACAAACAGAAAGAGTTTGTTCATCTGTTAATGTTGGTTCCACACAAACTGGCATCAACATGAATGCTGTGAAATTAATGGGGCAGATTATTAAAGAGGCTGCTGCATTAACGGCAGATAATAGCAGTATGGCATGTGCCAAATTAGTGGTGTTTGCTAATGCAGTTGAAGATAATCCTTTTATGGCAGGAGCATTTCATGGCGTCGGTGAGGCTGATTGTGTTATTAATGTTGGAGTCAGTGGTCCTGGCGTTGTAAAACGTGCGCTTGAAAAAGTTAAAGGTGAATCGTTTGATGTTGTTGCTGAAACGATCAAAAAAACTGCATTTAAAATTACTCGAATGGGGCAGCTTGTTGGTAAAGAGGCATCAGAGCGTTTAGGTGTGAAATTTGGTATTGTTGATTTATCTTTAGCACCAACTCCAGCTATTGGTGATTCAGTTGCACATATTTTAGAGGAAATGGGTTTAGAAGCTGTTGGTACCCATGGAACAACGGCAGCACTTGCTATGTTAAATGATGCAGTTAAAAAAGGCGGAGTAATGGCCTGTGGGCATGTGGGTGGTTTAAGTGGTGCCTTTATTCCTGTATCAGAAGATGCAGGGATGATTGATGCAGTAAATAATGGTGCATTAAATTTGGAAAAACTTGAAGCAATGACCTGTGTTTGCTCTGTCGGACTTGATATGATAGCTATTCCAGGGGACACCCCTGCAGAAACCATTTCAGCAATTATCGCCGATGAAGCTGCAATTGGTGTTATTAATCACAAAACTACTGCGGTGCGAATTATTCCAGCTGTAGGTTTAGATGTGGGTGATAATATCGAATTCGGTGGGTTACTTGGGCATGCGCCAGTGATGCCTGTAAATAAATTTTCCTCTTGTGATTTTATCAATCGTGGTGGACGAATTCCTGCTCCAATTCATTCATTCAAAAACTAA
- the dhaL gene encoding dihydroxyacetone kinase subunit DhaL, whose translation MNLLQLRKMMLFTAQRMVESEPELTALDQIVGDGDHGIGMKRGFASIIELLQDEKFQPTDIGDFFIKIGTKLMTSMGGASGAIFGTLFRTGGKSIVNTMELNAEVFAKFLNDGWQGVYQRGNAEPGDKTMVDALSAASKSANELTNLTLNEALPIIAKSAMEGAEKTKQMVAVFGRAKNLGDRTIGHMDPGAVSMAFILKYMNDYIHMQ comes from the coding sequence ATGAATTTATTACAACTACGCAAAATGATGTTATTTACCGCTCAAAGAATGGTCGAAAGTGAACCCGAATTAACAGCGTTAGATCAGATTGTTGGTGATGGTGATCATGGTATTGGAATGAAACGAGGGTTTGCATCTATTATTGAGTTGTTACAAGATGAAAAATTTCAACCTACTGATATAGGCGATTTTTTTATTAAGATAGGTACAAAATTAATGACAAGCATGGGCGGTGCTTCGGGCGCTATATTTGGAACATTATTTAGAACTGGCGGAAAAAGTATTGTGAACACAATGGAATTAAATGCTGAAGTCTTCGCAAAATTTCTTAACGACGGTTGGCAAGGAGTATATCAACGTGGTAACGCAGAGCCTGGCGATAAAACGATGGTTGATGCATTATCAGCAGCGTCAAAATCAGCCAATGAATTAACCAATCTTACGCTCAATGAAGCTTTACCAATAATTGCTAAATCAGCAATGGAAGGAGCAGAAAAAACCAAACAAATGGTTGCGGTATTTGGACGTGCTAAAAATTTAGGCGATCGTACTATTGGACATATGGATCCTGGAGCAGTTTCAATGGCATTTATTTTAAAATACATGAATGACTATATTCATATGCAATAA